The window TTGTTGCTCAGCACGCCCAGGGAATTACGGCGCCTCCTCACCCGCCGGAGAGATTCTCCGTGTCAGCTCCGGCAGGCCGTTGCCGCGCAGGTCGGCAAGGACGGCCGCCCGTCCCGCCATGGCCATGACCAGGGAGAGCAGGGGCCCGGCGACCGCAGGCCCCGAGCCCGCCTGGAAGTCGGCGTCGGTCGCTGTGAGGCGCAGGCCCTTGACCAGCGACCGACTGTTGACCGCGAAGTCCTTGGTGGCGAAGAACCGCGCGACCGCCACGAGCGCCTCGGCCTCTGGCTCGTGTCGCAGGCCCAGCGGACGGCGGATGTCCTCGGCGTGGACGATCACCTCACCCAGCCCTGCGGCGCTCTCCTTGCGGGGCAGCCCGATCGACCCGACGCCGGCGAGCCGGTCGAGGGTCGCCGTCGGCGTCGGGCCGCGGAACTCCTCGAGGCGCCTCTGATTGTGCAGGTCGGCGTCGAACCGCGCCCCGATCATGCTCCGGATCCAGCCCAGCGGGGAGAGTGTGGAGGCTGCGCCCAGGTGCGCGACCACGTCCTCCACGTCCCAGGCGCCGCACAGCGTCGCTGCTCGCCACTGCTCCGGCGTCAGCCGACGCAGGTCGTCGGCGAGCGCCGAGCGTTCACGGTCCTGGAGCTCCGACAG is drawn from Promicromonospora sp. Populi and contains these coding sequences:
- a CDS encoding maleylpyruvate isomerase family mycothiol-dependent enzyme, whose protein sequence is MTRLSELQDRERSALADDLRRLTPEQWRAATLCGAWDVEDVVAHLGAASTLSPLGWIRSMIGARFDADLHNQRRLEEFRGPTPTATLDRLAGVGSIGLPRKESAAGLGEVIVHAEDIRRPLGLRHEPEAEALVAVARFFATKDFAVNSRSLVKGLRLTATDADFQAGSGPAVAGPLLSLVMAMAGRAAVLADLRGNGLPELTRRISPAGEEAP